From Pseudomonas sp. CCI4.2, one genomic window encodes:
- the hutG gene encoding N-formylglutamate deformylase — translation MDKVLNFKRGRLPLLISMPHAGLHLTPAVKTGLVDAAHSLPDTDWHIPTLYDFAEELGASTLAAEYSRFVIDLNRPSDDKPLYVGATTGLYPAILFDGEPLFREGQVPSTKERATCLAQIWTPYHQTLQQELARLRDEFGYALLFDAHSIRGSIPHLFEGRLPDFNLGTFNGLSCDTELATLLDATCAAATDYTHVLNGRFKGGHITRHYGDPANNIHAVQLELAQSTYMEEYEPFNYRQDLAEPTQKVLKNLLHVMIEWGQKRYSR, via the coding sequence GTGGATAAGGTTCTGAATTTCAAACGCGGCCGGTTGCCGTTGCTGATCAGCATGCCCCACGCCGGGTTGCATCTGACCCCAGCGGTAAAAACCGGGCTAGTGGACGCGGCGCACAGCCTGCCGGACACCGATTGGCACATCCCGACGCTGTATGACTTCGCCGAAGAATTGGGCGCCAGCACCTTGGCGGCCGAGTATTCGCGCTTTGTCATCGACCTTAATCGACCGTCGGATGACAAACCGCTGTATGTCGGGGCGACCACGGGGTTGTACCCAGCCATTCTGTTCGATGGCGAGCCGCTGTTTCGCGAAGGCCAGGTGCCCAGCACCAAAGAGCGCGCAACGTGCCTGGCGCAGATATGGACGCCGTATCACCAGACATTACAGCAAGAATTGGCGCGCTTGCGCGACGAGTTTGGTTATGCGCTGCTGTTCGATGCGCACTCGATTCGAGGCTCGATTCCGCATTTGTTTGAAGGCCGTTTGCCGGACTTCAACCTCGGCACTTTCAATGGTCTGAGCTGCGACACCGAGCTGGCCACCTTGCTGGATGCCACCTGCGCAGCAGCCACCGATTACACCCACGTACTTAACGGGCGTTTCAAAGGCGGCCACATCACCCGCCATTACGGCGACCCGGCCAACAACATCCACGCCGTGCAACTTGAGCTGGCGCAAAGCACGTACATGGAAGAATACGAGCCGTTCAACTACCGCCAGGACTTGGCCGAACCGACGCAAAAGGTTCTGAAAAACCTGCTGCACGTTATGATTGAGTGGGGGCAGAAGCGCTATTCCAGATGA
- a CDS encoding heavy metal translocating P-type ATPase: MNSPEHRHVKLPVANDHGHDHGHACCSSDSAPAIVKISTSVTSASRLSSFRIEQMDCPTEQTLIQNKLGKLVGVQQLEFNLINRVLAVTHDLACVDPIIDAIKSLGMHAEPVEKGADAAAPAPIPLKKSWLPLAVSGVAALASEVIHFTQLAPTWVVAVVAIIAILSGGLSTYRKGWIALKNFNLNINALMSIAVTGAVLIGQWPEAAMVMFLFTVAELIEAKSLDRARNAIGGLMQMTPDIATVLQADGTWVEQDVKHIELGARVRIKPGERIGLDGDVVSGNSTIDQASITGESLPVEKAVGDKVFAGTLNQSGSLEYTVTAAANNSTLARIIHAVEAAQGARAPTQRFVDSFSKIYTPAVFILALAVAVIAPLFMGAVWFDWIYRALVLLVVACPCALVISTPVTIVSGLAAAARKGILVKGGVYLESGHRLNYLALDKTGTITHGKPVQTDFLLLEVLATDAVAIAASLASRSDHPVSQAIAKAAAETHSVRHEVQAFEALGGRGVKGEVAGQMYHLGNHRLVEELGLCSPELEEKLDVLESQGKTVVLLCDQSGPLALFAVADTVKDSSREAIRQLHALGVQTVMLTGDNPHTAKAIAKQVGIDQAQGNLLPADKLQAIEQLYAQGHRVGMVGDGINDAPALARSEIGFAMAAAGTDTAIETADVALMDDDLRKIPAFIRLSRQTSAILKQNIVLALVIKAVFLAITFAGMATMWMAVFADMGVSLLVVFNGLRLLRK, encoded by the coding sequence ATGAATTCCCCTGAACACCGCCACGTCAAATTGCCCGTCGCCAATGATCACGGCCATGACCACGGCCATGCCTGCTGTTCGAGCGACAGCGCTCCAGCCATCGTCAAAATCAGCACATCGGTTACTTCGGCCAGCCGACTGAGCAGTTTTCGCATCGAGCAGATGGATTGCCCCACCGAGCAAACCTTGATCCAGAACAAACTGGGCAAGCTTGTCGGTGTGCAGCAGTTGGAATTCAACCTGATCAATCGGGTGCTGGCAGTGACCCATGACCTAGCTTGCGTCGATCCGATCATCGACGCCATCAAGTCTTTGGGCATGCACGCCGAACCGGTTGAGAAGGGCGCCGATGCCGCTGCACCTGCGCCGATCCCGTTAAAAAAATCCTGGTTGCCGCTGGCCGTGTCAGGCGTCGCCGCGTTGGCCTCTGAAGTGATTCACTTCACTCAGTTGGCGCCGACTTGGGTGGTTGCAGTAGTGGCGATCATCGCGATTTTAAGTGGCGGCCTGAGCACCTACAGAAAGGGCTGGATCGCCCTTAAGAACTTCAACCTGAACATCAATGCCCTGATGAGCATCGCGGTGACCGGTGCGGTGTTGATCGGGCAATGGCCAGAAGCGGCCATGGTGATGTTCTTGTTCACCGTAGCGGAATTGATTGAAGCTAAATCCTTGGACCGCGCGCGCAATGCCATCGGCGGTCTGATGCAGATGACCCCAGACATTGCCACCGTGCTGCAAGCCGACGGAACATGGGTTGAACAGGACGTGAAACACATCGAACTGGGCGCTCGGGTGCGGATCAAGCCCGGTGAGCGCATAGGCTTGGACGGCGATGTGGTCTCCGGCAATTCGACTATTGATCAGGCATCTATCACCGGCGAAAGCCTGCCCGTGGAAAAGGCCGTGGGCGATAAAGTCTTCGCGGGCACCCTCAATCAATCGGGTTCACTGGAATACACCGTGACGGCGGCGGCCAACAATTCGACCTTGGCGCGCATTATCCATGCGGTGGAAGCGGCCCAGGGTGCACGAGCGCCGACCCAGCGGTTTGTCGACAGCTTCTCCAAGATATACACGCCAGCGGTGTTTATCCTGGCCTTGGCCGTGGCAGTCATTGCGCCGCTGTTCATGGGCGCAGTCTGGTTCGATTGGATCTATCGGGCGCTGGTGCTGTTGGTGGTTGCGTGTCCTTGTGCGTTGGTGATTTCCACCCCGGTGACCATTGTCAGCGGTTTGGCGGCTGCTGCGCGTAAAGGGATTTTGGTCAAGGGCGGTGTGTATTTGGAAAGCGGGCATCGGCTCAACTATTTGGCGTTGGATAAAACTGGGACCATCACCCACGGCAAGCCAGTGCAGACCGACTTCTTGCTGCTTGAGGTGCTGGCGACCGATGCGGTCGCCATTGCCGCCAGCTTGGCCAGTCGCTCGGACCATCCGGTGTCTCAGGCCATCGCCAAGGCCGCCGCTGAGACGCATAGCGTGCGGCATGAGGTGCAGGCGTTCGAGGCATTGGGCGGGCGCGGCGTTAAGGGCGAAGTCGCGGGTCAGATGTATCACTTGGGCAACCACCGCCTCGTCGAAGAGCTGGGGCTGTGTTCACCTGAACTGGAAGAAAAGCTCGACGTGCTGGAAAGCCAAGGTAAAACCGTGGTTTTACTGTGTGATCAGTCCGGCCCGCTGGCGCTGTTTGCAGTGGCCGATACGGTCAAGGACAGCAGCCGCGAGGCGATCCGCCAATTGCATGCACTGGGCGTCCAAACCGTGATGCTGACCGGCGACAACCCGCACACCGCCAAGGCGATTGCCAAGCAAGTGGGGATTGATCAAGCGCAGGGCAATTTATTGCCCGCCGACAAGTTGCAGGCCATTGAGCAATTGTACGCCCAGGGCCATCGGGTCGGGATGGTGGGCGACGGCATCAACGACGCCCCGGCGTTGGCGCGGTCTGAGATTGGTTTCGCCATGGCCGCTGCAGGCACCGACACTGCCATTGAGACCGCGGATGTGGCGTTGATGGACGATGATCTGCGCAAAATTCCGGCGTTTATCCGGCTGTCACGTCAGACGTCGGCGATTCTGAAGCAGAACATTGTGTTGGCGTTGGTGATCAAGGCGGTGTTCCTGGCTATCACCTTCGCGGGCATGGCGACCATGTGGATGGCGGTGTTTGCCGACATGGGTGTGAGTTTGTTGGTGGTGTTTAATGGGTTGCGGTTGCTTAGAAAGTGA
- the cadR gene encoding Cd(II)/Pb(II)-responsive transcriptional regulator, with the protein MKIGELAKLTDCQVETIRYYERESLLPPPARSDGNYRVYTQAHVERLTFIRNCRSLDMTLEEIRSLLNLRDSPQDQCESVNALIDEHIQHVNARVASLQALQAQLLELRQRCTDGTLKHCGILQQLEVSGGVVAVESEHSHVGRSHGH; encoded by the coding sequence ATGAAGATTGGCGAACTGGCAAAACTGACCGATTGCCAAGTGGAAACTATCCGCTACTACGAACGAGAAAGCCTGCTGCCGCCCCCCGCGCGCAGTGACGGTAATTATCGGGTCTACACCCAGGCTCATGTTGAGCGGCTGACGTTTATCCGCAATTGCCGCAGCCTGGACATGACCCTCGAAGAAATCCGCAGCCTGTTGAATTTGCGCGACAGCCCGCAAGACCAATGCGAGAGCGTCAATGCGTTGATCGACGAGCACATCCAACACGTCAACGCCCGGGTCGCCAGCCTGCAAGCGTTGCAGGCGCAGTTACTGGAACTGCGCCAACGCTGCACCGACGGCACGCTGAAACACTGTGGGATTTTGCAGCAGTTGGAAGTGAGTGGCGGGGTGGTGGCGGTGGAGAGTGAGCACTCTCATGTGGGCAGAAGTCATGGGCATTGA
- a CDS encoding thymidylate synthase, which translates to MKQYLDLVAHVIQNGTLQANRTGVNTISFPGAMLRYDLKEGFPAITTRRMAFKSAIGEMVGFLRGVSNAAEFRELGCKVWDQNANENAQWLDNPFRKGEDDLGEIYGVQWRRWPAYKRIESGNVKAIELAISHGYQQIAQSEEDGQAYVVLYKAIDQIRQCVDTIMKDPGSRRILFHGWNCAQLDEMALPPCHLLYQFHPNQETREISLTLYIRSNDLGLGTPFNLTEGAALLSLIGRLTGYTPRWFTYFIGDAHVYENHLDMLNEQLKREPFPAPQLVISERVPAFAQTGVYQPEWLELIEPTDFSLEGYQHHPAMTAPMAV; encoded by the coding sequence ATGAAGCAATATCTCGATCTAGTCGCCCATGTGATCCAAAACGGAACGCTGCAAGCCAACCGTACCGGGGTCAATACCATCAGTTTTCCCGGTGCCATGTTGCGTTATGACCTGAAAGAAGGCTTCCCGGCAATCACCACCCGGCGCATGGCTTTCAAGTCGGCTATCGGCGAAATGGTCGGTTTTCTGCGTGGTGTGAGTAACGCAGCCGAATTTCGAGAGCTGGGCTGTAAGGTCTGGGACCAAAACGCCAACGAAAACGCGCAGTGGCTAGACAATCCGTTCCGCAAAGGCGAAGACGATCTGGGCGAAATCTACGGCGTGCAATGGCGCAGGTGGCCTGCGTACAAGCGTATTGAATCTGGCAACGTCAAGGCCATCGAGCTTGCGATCAGCCATGGTTATCAACAGATTGCGCAGTCCGAAGAAGACGGTCAGGCCTACGTGGTGCTGTACAAGGCCATCGACCAGATTCGCCAGTGCGTCGACACCATCATGAAAGACCCCGGCAGCCGGCGGATTCTGTTTCATGGCTGGAACTGCGCGCAATTGGATGAAATGGCCTTGCCGCCGTGTCATCTGCTTTACCAGTTTCACCCCAACCAAGAGACCCGCGAAATCTCTCTGACGCTGTACATCCGCTCTAATGATTTGGGCTTGGGAACGCCGTTCAACCTGACTGAAGGCGCAGCGTTGCTGTCGCTGATCGGCCGCCTGACCGGCTACACCCCGCGCTGGTTCACGTATTTCATCGGCGATGCCCATGTCTACGAAAACCACTTGGACATGCTCAATGAGCAGCTCAAGCGCGAGCCGTTCCCGGCGCCGCAACTGGTGATCTCCGAGCGCGTGCCAGCGTTCGCCCAGACTGGCGTGTATCAACCGGAATGGCTGGAACTGATCGAACCGACTGATTTCTCGCTGGAAGGGTATCAACACCACCCGGCCATGACGGCGCCGATGGCGGTTTGA
- the lgt gene encoding prolipoprotein diacylglyceryl transferase, which produces MLPYPQIDPVALAIGPLKIHWYGLMYLIGIGGAWLLASRRMNRFDPTWTKEKLSDLIFWLAMGVIVGGRLGYVLFYDLSAYIANPLLIFEVWKGGMAFHGGFIGVMIAAWWFGRRNGKSFFQLMDFIAPMVPIGLGAGRIGNFINAELWGKPTDLPWAMIFPPFSDPAQLPRHPSQLYQFALEGVALFVILWLFSRKPRPTMAVSGMFALFYGIFRFVVEFVRVPDAQLGYLAWGWVTMGQILSLPMIIGGLVLIWLAYHRASAAKSAAV; this is translated from the coding sequence ATGCTGCCTTACCCGCAGATTGATCCCGTTGCATTGGCCATTGGCCCGCTGAAAATCCATTGGTATGGCTTGATGTACCTGATCGGCATCGGCGGCGCATGGTTGCTCGCGTCCCGCCGGATGAACCGTTTCGACCCAACCTGGACCAAAGAAAAACTCTCCGATCTGATCTTTTGGTTAGCCATGGGTGTGATCGTCGGTGGGCGATTGGGTTACGTGCTGTTCTACGACCTGAGTGCCTACATCGCCAATCCGCTGTTGATTTTCGAAGTCTGGAAAGGTGGCATGGCGTTCCACGGCGGCTTTATCGGCGTGATGATCGCGGCTTGGTGGTTCGGCAGGCGCAACGGTAAGTCGTTCTTCCAACTGATGGACTTTATCGCCCCGATGGTCCCGATTGGGTTGGGCGCAGGGCGTATCGGCAACTTCATCAACGCCGAATTGTGGGGCAAGCCGACTGACCTGCCGTGGGCCATGATCTTCCCGCCGTTCAGCGATCCGGCGCAGTTGCCGCGTCATCCGTCGCAGTTGTACCAATTCGCACTGGAAGGTGTGGCGCTGTTCGTTATCCTGTGGCTGTTCTCGCGTAAACCCCGTCCGACCATGGCTGTTTCCGGGATGTTCGCGTTGTTTTACGGGATCTTCCGCTTTGTTGTCGAATTCGTCCGCGTACCCGATGCACAGCTAGGCTATCTGGCGTGGGGCTGGGTCACCATGGGTCAAATTCTGAGCTTGCCGATGATTATTGGCGGTCTGGTACTGATCTGGCTGGCGTATCACCGCGCATCCGCTGCCAAAAGCGCTGCGGTTTAA
- a CDS encoding NRDE family protein has product MCLIVFAWRPTHCQPLIVAANRDEFYARPTQPLTEWLDAPGVYAGRDLEAGGTWLGVGNHGRFAALTNIRDPNHPLGRRSRGELVSRFLTGEQPTEEYLAEVAGRAGEYGGFNLLLGTADSLFYLSAVNAQPQRLEAGVYGLSNAGLDTPWPKLLKAKAALLAELGDPQPSALLGLLRDPEIAPVAELPDTGVGLTTESLLSSVFIASPTYGTRASSALIVNADGSRHFTEHSFGPYGGQLGAVELKV; this is encoded by the coding sequence ATGTGCCTGATCGTCTTCGCTTGGCGCCCCACCCACTGCCAACCTTTGATCGTCGCTGCCAACCGCGACGAGTTTTATGCCCGCCCGACCCAGCCACTGACTGAATGGCTCGATGCACCTGGGGTGTATGCGGGGCGCGATCTGGAAGCCGGTGGCACGTGGCTCGGCGTCGGAAACCACGGCCGATTCGCAGCGCTGACCAATATTCGCGACCCGAATCATCCGCTGGGGCGACGTTCTCGCGGCGAACTGGTGTCGCGGTTTTTGACCGGTGAGCAGCCCACTGAGGAGTATCTGGCAGAGGTCGCGGGGCGCGCCGGGGAATATGGCGGCTTCAATTTGCTGCTTGGGACGGCGGATTCGTTGTTTTACCTGAGTGCCGTCAATGCGCAGCCGCAACGACTGGAGGCCGGTGTTTATGGCTTATCCAACGCGGGCCTGGACACGCCGTGGCCAAAATTGCTGAAAGCCAAGGCGGCGCTGCTCGCTGAACTGGGTGATCCGCAACCGTCGGCGCTGTTGGGGTTACTGCGCGATCCCGAAATTGCGCCCGTCGCCGAGCTGCCAGATACCGGCGTAGGACTGACCACGGAAAGTCTGTTATCCAGCGTATTTATTGCCAGTCCGACCTACGGCACCCGCGCCAGCAGCGCACTGATCGTCAATGCCGACGGCAGCCGCCACTTCACCGAACACAGCTTCGGGCCGTACGGCGGCCAATTGGGGGCGGTTGAGTTGAAGGTGTAA
- the ptsP gene encoding phosphoenolpyruvate--protein phosphotransferase: MLNTLRKIVQEVNSAKDLKAALGIIVLRVKEAMGSQVCSVYLLDPESNRFVLMATEGLNKRSIGKVSMAPNEGLVGLVGTREEPLNLENAADHPRYRYFAETGEERYASFLGAPIIHHRRVVGVLVIQQKERRQFDEGEEAFLVTMSAQLAGVIAHAEATGSIRGLGRQGKGIQEAKFVGVPGSPGAAVGTAVVMLPPADLEVVPDKNVSDIKAELALFQNALEGVRGDMRSLSAKLATQLRPEERALFDVYLMMLDDASLGSEVTDVIKTGQWAQGALRQVVNEHVKRFELMDDAYLRERASDVKDLGRRLLAYLQEARQQTLVYPDNTILVSEELSPAMLGEVPEGKLVGLISVLGSGNSHVAILARAMGIPTVMGVVDLPYSKVDGIQLIVDGYHGEVYTNPSDILRKQYAEVVEEERQLSLGLDSLRELPCVTLDGHRMPLWVNTGLLADVARAQQRGAEGVGLYRTEVPFMINQRFPSEKEQLAIYREQLAAFHPLPVTMRSLDIGGDKSLSYFPIKEDNPFLGWRGIRVTLDHPEIFLVQTRAMLKASEGLNNLRILLPMISSTHEVEEALHLIHRAWGEVRDEGFDVPMPPIGVMVEVPAAVYQTRELARQVDFLSVGSNDLTQYLLAVDRNNPRVADLYDYLHPAVLMALQHVVHDAHLEGKPVSICGEMAGDPAAAVLLMAMGYDSLSMNATNLPKVKWMLRQINLSKAKELLGQLMTNDNPQVIRSSLQLALRNLGLARMINPASVKGH, translated from the coding sequence ATGCTCAATACGCTGCGCAAGATCGTCCAGGAAGTTAACTCCGCCAAGGATCTCAAGGCGGCGTTGGGGATTATTGTGTTACGCGTCAAAGAGGCCATGGGCAGCCAGGTCTGCTCGGTCTATTTGCTCGACCCCGAATCCAACCGCTTTGTGTTGATGGCCACCGAGGGCCTGAACAAGCGATCCATCGGCAAGGTCAGCATGGCGCCGAACGAAGGTTTGGTCGGTCTCGTGGGTACCCGCGAAGAACCACTGAACCTCGAAAACGCTGCTGATCACCCGCGTTATCGCTACTTTGCCGAGACCGGCGAAGAGCGCTATGCGTCGTTCCTTGGCGCACCGATCATCCACCACCGTCGCGTGGTCGGGGTGTTGGTGATCCAGCAAAAGGAGCGTCGCCAGTTCGATGAAGGTGAAGAAGCCTTCCTCGTGACCATGAGTGCCCAGTTGGCCGGGGTAATCGCCCACGCTGAAGCCACGGGTTCGATTCGTGGCCTGGGCCGTCAGGGCAAAGGCATTCAAGAAGCCAAATTCGTCGGTGTGCCGGGTTCGCCAGGTGCTGCTGTCGGTACGGCCGTAGTGATGTTGCCGCCGGCCGATCTGGAAGTGGTGCCTGACAAAAACGTCAGCGACATCAAGGCTGAACTGGCGCTGTTCCAAAATGCACTGGAAGGCGTGCGCGGCGACATGCGTTCGCTGTCGGCCAAGCTCGCGACCCAACTGCGCCCGGAAGAGCGTGCGCTGTTCGATGTGTACCTGATGATGCTGGACGACGCGTCGCTGGGCAGCGAAGTGACCGACGTCATCAAGACCGGCCAATGGGCACAAGGCGCGCTGCGCCAAGTGGTCAACGAGCACGTCAAACGTTTCGAATTGATGGACGACGCTTACCTGCGTGAGCGCGCTTCCGACGTCAAGGATTTGGGTCGTCGGCTGTTGGCGTATTTGCAGGAAGCGCGTCAGCAAACGTTGGTTTATCCCGACAACACCATTCTGGTCAGTGAAGAGCTGTCGCCGGCAATGCTGGGTGAAGTACCCGAAGGCAAGCTGGTCGGCCTGATCTCGGTACTCGGTTCCGGCAACTCCCACGTCGCGATTTTGGCGCGGGCCATGGGTATTCCCACGGTCATGGGCGTGGTCGATCTGCCGTATTCCAAAGTCGATGGCATCCAGCTGATCGTCGATGGCTACCACGGTGAGGTCTACACCAACCCCAGCGATATCCTGCGCAAGCAATACGCTGAAGTGGTCGAAGAAGAGCGCCAGCTGTCACTAGGCCTCGACTCCTTGCGTGAACTGCCGTGCGTGACGCTGGACGGGCATCGCATGCCGCTGTGGGTCAACACGGGCCTGTTGGCAGACGTTGCCCGCGCCCAACAGCGTGGCGCCGAAGGGGTGGGGCTGTATCGCACCGAAGTGCCGTTCATGATCAACCAGCGCTTCCCAAGCGAAAAAGAACAACTGGCGATTTACCGTGAACAACTGGCGGCTTTCCATCCGTTACCGGTGACCATGCGCAGCCTGGACATCGGTGGTGATAAATCGCTGTCGTACTTCCCGATCAAGGAAGACAACCCGTTCCTGGGCTGGCGCGGGATTCGTGTCACCCTCGATCACCCGGAAATTTTCCTGGTGCAGACCCGCGCTATGCTCAAGGCCAGTGAGGGCTTGAACAACTTGCGCATTCTGCTGCCAATGATTTCCAGCACCCACGAAGTGGAAGAAGCGCTGCACTTGATCCACCGAGCCTGGGGCGAAGTACGCGACGAAGGGTTCGACGTGCCGATGCCGCCAATTGGTGTGATGGTTGAAGTCCCGGCAGCGGTGTACCAAACCCGTGAATTGGCGCGTCAGGTGGACTTCCTTTCGGTGGGTTCCAACGACTTGACCCAATACTTATTGGCGGTAGATCGCAACAACCCACGGGTTGCCGATCTGTACGACTATCTGCACCCAGCGGTGCTGATGGCGTTGCAGCATGTGGTGCACGATGCCCATTTGGAAGGCAAACCCGTGAGCATATGCGGCGAAATGGCCGGCGACCCGGCAGCGGCCGTGTTGTTGATGGCAATGGGTTATGACAGCTTGTCGATGAACGCCACTAACTTGCCGAAAGTGAAGTGGATGTTGCGTCAGATCAACCTGAGCAAAGCCAAGGAGTTGCTGGGGCAGTTGATGACCAACGACAACCCGCAAGTTATCCGCAGCTCGCTGCAACTGGCGCTGCGTAACCTTGGTCTGGCACGGATGATTAATCCGGCGTCGGTTAAAGGGCATTGA
- a CDS encoding RNA pyrophosphohydrolase: MIDPDGFRPNVGIILTNDAGQVLWARRINQDAWQFPQGGINPLETPEDALYRELNEEVGLERQDVEILACTRGWLRYRLPQRLVRTHSQPLCIGQKQKWFLLRLVSNEQRVRMDLTGKPEFDGWRWVSYWYPLGQVVTFKREVYRRALKELAPRLLARD, encoded by the coding sequence GTGATCGACCCCGATGGTTTCCGTCCTAATGTCGGGATTATTCTGACAAATGATGCTGGTCAGGTCTTATGGGCTCGGCGAATCAATCAAGATGCCTGGCAGTTTCCTCAGGGTGGAATTAACCCGCTTGAGACGCCAGAAGACGCTTTGTATCGCGAATTGAATGAAGAAGTCGGGCTGGAACGGCAAGATGTTGAAATTCTCGCCTGCACCCGGGGCTGGTTGCGTTATCGTTTGCCGCAACGTTTGGTCAGAACGCACAGCCAACCGCTGTGCATCGGCCAGAAACAGAAGTGGTTTCTCCTGCGCCTGGTCTCTAACGAGCAGCGGGTGCGGATGGATTTGACCGGTAAACCGGAATTTGATGGCTGGCGTTGGGTCAGTTATTGGTATCCGTTGGGCCAGGTAGTGACATTCAAGCGCGAGGTTTACAGACGCGCCCTTAAAGAACTTGCCCCGCGCCTATTGGCGCGCGACTGA
- a CDS encoding HAD family hydrolase, with protein sequence MRLALFDLDNTLLGGDSDHAWGDYLCERGILDAIAYKARNDAFYQDYLAGTLNLTDYLNFSLDILGRTDMAQLDEWHREFMRDCIEPIILPKAEALLAKHREAGDKLLVITATNRFVTAPIVTRFGVDTLLATECEIIDGRFSGRTTDIPCFREGKVTRLNRWLEETGFTLDDSYFYSDSLNDLPLLEQVANPVAVDPDPKLRAEAERRGWPVITLRS encoded by the coding sequence ATGCGCCTGGCTTTATTCGACCTCGACAACACACTTCTGGGTGGCGACAGCGACCACGCCTGGGGTGATTACCTATGCGAGCGCGGCATTCTCGACGCCATCGCCTACAAAGCGCGCAACGACGCGTTTTATCAGGATTACCTGGCGGGCACCCTGAACCTGACAGACTATTTGAACTTCAGCCTAGACATCCTCGGCCGCACCGACATGGCTCAGCTGGATGAATGGCACCGCGAGTTCATGCGCGACTGCATCGAACCCATCATCCTGCCCAAGGCCGAAGCCCTGCTGGCAAAGCACCGTGAAGCGGGCGACAAACTGCTCGTCATCACCGCCACCAACCGCTTTGTGACGGCGCCAATCGTTACACGGTTTGGGGTTGATACCTTACTGGCCACCGAATGCGAAATTATCGACGGCCGCTTCAGCGGGCGCACCACCGACATCCCTTGCTTCCGCGAAGGGAAAGTGACGCGACTTAATCGCTGGCTGGAAGAAACCGGATTCACTCTTGATGACAGTTACTTCTACAGCGACTCGCTGAACGACCTACCCTTATTGGAGCAAGTCGCCAACCCGGTAGCCGTCGACCCAGACCCGAAGTTACGCGCCGAAGCAGAGCGGCGTGGCTGGCCGGTGATCACGCTGAGAAGCTAG